NNNNNNNNNNNNNNNNNNNNNNNNNNNNNNNNNNNNNNNNNNNNNNNNNNNNNNNNNNNNNNNNNNNNNNNNNNNNNNNNNNNNNNNNNNNNNNNNNNNNNNNNNNNNNNNNNNNNNNNNNNNNNNNNNNNNNNNNNNNNNNNNNNNNNNNNNNNNNNNNNNNNNNNNNNNNNNNNNNNNNNNNNNNNNNNNNNNNNNNNNNNNNNNNNNNNNNNNNNNNNNNNNNNNNNNNNNNNNNNNNNNNNNNNNNNNNNNNNNNNNNNNNNNNNNNNNNNNNNNNNNNNNNNNNNNNNNNNNNNNNNNNNNNNNNNNNNNNNNNNNNNNNNNNNNNNNNNNNNNNNNNNNNNNNNNNNNNNNNNNNNNNNNNNNNNNNNNNNNNNNNNNNNNNNNNNNNNNNNNNNNNNNNNNNNNNNNNNNNNNNNNNNNNNNNNNNNNNNNNNNNNNNNNNNNNNNNNNNNNNNNNNNNNNNNNNNNNNNNNNNNNNNNNNNNNNNNNNNNNNNNNNNNNNNNNNNNNNNNNNNNNNNNNNNNNNNNNNNNNNNNNNNNNNNNNNNNNNNNNNNNNNNNNNNNNNNNNNNNNNNNNNNNNNNNNNNNNNNNNNNNNNNNNNNNNNNNNNNNNNNNNNNNNNNNNNNNNNNNNNNNNNNNNNNNNNNNNNNNNNNNNNNNNNNNNNNNNNNNNNNNNNNNNNNNNNNNNNNNNNNNNNNNNNNNNNNNNNNNNNNNNNNNNNNNNNNNNNNNNNNNNNNNNNNNNNNNNNNNNNNNNNNNNNNNNNNNNNNNNNNNNNNNNNNNNNNNNNNNNNNNNNNNNNNNNNNNNNNNNNNNNNNNNNNNNNNNNNNNNNNNNNNNNNNNNNNNNNNNNNNNNNNNNNNNNNNNNNNNNNNNNNNNNNNNNNNNNNNNNNNNNNNNNNNNNNNNNNNNNNNNNNNNNNNNNNNNNNNNNNNNNNNNNNNNNNNNNNNNNNNNNNNNNNNNNNNNNNNNNNNNNNNNNNNNNNNNNNNNNNNNNNNNNNNNNNNNNNNNNNNNNNNNNNNNNNNNNNNNNNNNNNNNNNNNNNNNNNNNNNNNNNNNNNNNNNNNNNNNNNNNNNNNNNNNNNNNNNNNNNNNNNNNNNNNNNNNNNNNNNNNNNNNNNNNNNNNNNNNNNNNNNNNNNNNNNNNNNNNNNNNNNNNNNNNNNNNNNNNNNNNNNNNNNNNNNNNNNNNNNNNNNNNNNNNNNNNNNNNNNNNNNNNNNNNNNNNNNNNNNNNNNNNNNNNNNNNNNNNNNNNNNNNNNNNNNNNNNNNNNNNNNNNNNNNNNNNNNNNNNNNNNNNNNNNNNNNNNNNNNNNNNNNNNNNNNNNNNNNNNNNNNNNNNNNNNNNNNNNNNNNNNNNNNNNNNNNNNNNNNNNNNNNNNNNNNNNNNNNNNNNNNNNNNNNNNNNNNNNNNNNNNNNNNNNNNNNNNNNNNNNNNNNNNNNNNNNNNNNNNNNNNNNNNNNNNNNNNNNNNNNNNNNNNNNNNNNNNNNNNNNNNNNNNNNNNNNNNNNNNNNNNNNNNNNNNNNNNNNNNNNNNNNNNNNNNNNNNNNNNNNNNNNNNNNNNNNNNNNNNNNNNNNNNNNNNNNNNNNNNNNNNNNNNNNNNNNNNNNNNNNNNNNNNNNNNNNNNNNNNNNNNNNNNNNNNNNNNNNNNNNNNNNNNNNNNNNNNNNNNNNNNNNNNNNNNNNNNNNNNNNNNNNNNNNNNNNNNNNNNNNNNNNNNNNNNNNNNNNNNNNNNNNNNNNNNNNNNNNNNNNNNNNNNNNNNNNNNNNNNNNNNNNNNNNNNNNNNNNNNNNNNNNNNNNNNNNNNNNNNNNNNNNNNNNNNNNNNNNNNNNNNNNNNNNNNNNNNNNNNNNNNNNNNNNNNNNNNNNNNNNNNNNNNNNNNNNNNNNNNNNNNNNNNNNNNNNNNNNNNNNNNNNNNNNNNNNNNNNNNNNNNNNNNNNNNNNNNNNNNNNNNNNNNNNNNNNNNNNNNNNNNNNNNNNNNNNNNNNNNNNNNNNNNNNNNNNNNNNNNNNNNNNNNNNNNNNNNNNNNNNNNNNNNNNNNNNNNNNNNNNNNNNNNNNNNNNNNNNNNNNNNNNNNNNNNNNNNNNNNNNNNNNNNNNNNNNNNNNNNNNNNNNNNNNNNNNNNNNNNNNNNNNNNNNNNNNNNNNNNNNNNNNNNNNNNNNNNNNNNNNNNNNNNNNNNNNNNNNNNNNNNNNNNNNNNNNNNNNNNNNNNNNNNNNNNNNNNNNNNNNNNNNNNNNNNNNNNNNNNNNNNNNNNNNNNNNNNNNNNNNNNNNNNNNNNNNNNNNNNNNNNNNNNNNNNNNNNNNNNNNNNNNNNNNNNNNNNNNNNNNNNNNNNNNNNNNNNNNNNNNNNNNNNNNNNNNNNNNNNNNNNNNNNNNNNNNNNNNNNNNNNNNNNNNNNNNNNNNNNNNNNNNNNNNNNNNNNNNNNNNNNNNNNNNNNNNNNNNNNNNNNNNNNNNNNNNNNNNNNNNNNNNNNNNNNNNNNNNNNNNNNNNNNNNNNNNNNNNNNNNNNNNNNNNNNNNNNNNNNNNNNNNNNNNNNNNNNNNNNNNNNNNNNNNNNNNNNNNNNNNNNNNNNNNNNNNNNNNNNNNNNNNNNNNNNNNNNNNNNNNNNNNNNNNNNNNNNNNNNNNNNNNNNNNNNNNNNNNNNNNNNNNNNNNNNNNNNNNNNNNNNNNNNNNNNNNNNNNNNNNNNNNNNNNNNNNNNNNNNNNNNNNNNNNNNNNNNNNNNNNNNNNNNNNNNNNNNNNNNNNNNNNNNNNNNNNNNNNNNNNNNNNNNNNNNNNNNNNNNNNNNNNNNNNNNNNNNNNNNNNNNNNNNNNNNNNNNNNNNNNNNNNNNNNNNNNNNNNNNNNNNNNNNNNNNNNNNNNNNNNNNNNNNNNNNNNNNNNNNNNNNNNNNNNNNNNNNNNNNNNNNNNNNNNNNNNNNNNNNNNNNNNNNNNNNNNNNNNNNNNNNNNNNNNNNNNNNNNNNNNNNNNNNNNNNNNNNNNNNNNNNNNNNNNNNNNNNNNNNNNNNNNNNNNNNNNNNNNNNNNNNNNNNNNNNNNNNNNNNNNNNNNNNNNNNNNNNNNNNNNNNNNNNNNNNNNNNNNNNNNNNNNNNNNNNNNNNNNNNNNNNNNNNNNNNNNNNNNNNNNNNNNNNNNNNNNNNNNNNNNNNNNNNNNNNNNNNNNNNNNNNNNNNNNNNNNNNNNNNNNNNNNNNNNNNNNNNNNNNNNNNNNNNNNNNNNNNNNNNNNNNNNNNNNNNNNNNNNNNNNNNNNNNNNNNNNNNNNNNNNNNNNNNNNNNNNNNNNNNNNNNNNNNNNNNNNNNNNNNNNNNNNNNNNNNNNNNNNNNNNNNNNNNNNNNNNNNNNNNNNNNNNNNNNNNNNNNNNNNNNNNNNNNNNNNNNNNNNNNNNNNNNNNNNNNNNNNNNNNNNNNNNNNNNNNNNNNNNNNNNNNNNNNNNNNNNNNNNNNNNNNNNNNNNNNNNNNNNNNNNNNNNNNNNNNNNNNNNNNNNNNNNNNNNNNNNNNNNNNNNNNNNNNNNNNNNNNNNNNNNNNNNNNNNNNNNNNNNNNNNNNNNNNNNNNNNNNNNNNNNNNNNNNNNNNNNNNNNNNNNNNNNNNNNNNNNNNNNNNNNNNNNNNNNNNNNNNNNNNNNNNNNNNNNNNNNNNNNNNNNNNNNNNNNNNNNNNNNNNNNNNNNNNNNNNNNNNNNNNNNNNNNNNNNNNNNNNNNNNNNNNNNNNNNNNNNNNNNNNNNNNNNNNNNNNNNNNNNNNNNNNNNNNNNNNNNNNNNNNNNNNNNNNNNNNNNNNNNNNNNNNNNNNNNNNNNNNNNNNNNNNNNNNNNNNNNNNNNNNNNNNNNNNNNNNNNNNNNNNNNNNNNNNNNNNNNNNNNNNNNNNNNNNNNNNNNNNNNNNNNNNNNNNNNNNNNNNNNNNNNNNNNNNNNNNNNNNNNNNNNNNNNNNNNNNNNNNNNNNNNNNNNNNNNNNNNNNNNNNNNNNNNNNNNNNNNNNNNNNNNNNNNNNNNNNNNNNNNNNNNNNNNNNNNNNNNNNNNNNNNNNNNNNNNNNNNNNNNNNNNNNNNNNNNNNNNNNNNNNNNNNNNNNNNNNNNNNNNNNNNNNNNNNNNNNNNNNNNNNNNNNNNNNNNNNNNNNNNNNNNNNNNNNNNNNNNNNNNNNNNNNNNNNNNNNNNNNNNNNNNNNNNNNNNNNNNNNNNNNNNNNNNNNNNNNNNNNNNNNNNNNNNNNNNNNNNNNNNNNNNNNNNNNNNNNNNNNNNNNNNNNNNNNNNNNNNNNNNNNNNNNNNNNNNNNNNNNNNNNNNNNNNNNNNNNNNNNNNNNNNNNNNNNNNNNNNNNNNNNNNNNNNNNNNNNNNNNNNNNNNNNNNNNNNNNNNNNNNNNNNNNNNNNNNNNNNNNNNNNNNNNNNNNNNNNNNNNNNNNNNNNNNNNNNNNNNNNNNNNNNNNNNNNNNNNNNNNNNNNNNNNNNNNNNNNNNNNNNNNNNNNNNNNNNNNNNNNNNNNNNNNNNNNNNNNNNNNNNNNNNNNNNNNNNNNNNNNNNNNNNNNNNNNNNNNNNNNNNNNNNNNNNNNNNNNNNNNNNNNNNNNNNNNNNNNNNNNNNNNNNNNNNNNNNNNNNNNNNNNNNNNNNNNNNNNNNNNNNNNNNNNNNNNNNNNNNNNNNNNNNNNNNNNNNNNNNNNNNNNNNNNNNNNNNNNNNNNNNNNNNNNNNNNNNNNNNNNNNNNNNNNNNNNNNNNNNNNNNNNNNNNNNNNNNNNNNNNNNNNNNNNNNNNNNNNNNNNNNNNNNNNNNNNNNNNNNNNNNNNNNNNNNNNNNNNNNNNNNNNNNNNNNNNNNNNNNNNNNNNNNNNNNNNNNNNNNNNNNNNNNNNNNNNNNNNNNNNNNNNNNNNNNNNNNNNNNNNNNNNNNNNNNNNNNNNNNNNNNNNNNNNNNNNNNNNNNNNNNNNNNNNNNNNNNNNNNNNNNNNNNNNNNNNNNNNNNNNNNNNNNNNNNNNNNNNNNNNNNNNNNNNNNNNNNNNNNNNNNNNNNNNNNNNNNNNNNNNNNNNNNNNNNNNNNNNNNNNNNNNNNNNNNNNNNNNNNNNNNNNNNNNNNNNNNNNNNNNNNNNNNNNNNNNNNNNNNNNNNNNNNNNNNNNNNNNNNNNNNNNNNNNNNNNNNNNNNNNNNNNNNNNNNNNNNNNNNNNNNNNNNNNNNNNNNNNNNNNNNNNNNNNNNNNNNNNNNNNNNNNNNNNNNNNNNNNNNNNNNNNNNNNNNNNNNNNNNNNNNNNNNNNNNNNNNNNNNNNNNNNNNNNNNNNNNNNNNNNNNNNNNNNNNNNNNNNNNNNNNNNNNNNNNNNNNNNNNNNNNNNNNNNNNNNNNNNNNNNNNNNNNNNNNNNNNNNNNNNNNNNNNNNNNNNNNNNNNNNNNNNNNNNNNNNNNNNNNNNNNNNNNNNNNNNNNGCCGATTTGTCGAATGAACAAATCCATCAGATGACGCGCGAGGAATTGGTACGAGTGATTCTGGCTGCCAAACTAGATTTTTTGGATCTGGGTGGTCAGCATCGAGTGTCCTGTTTCGATCGCGTCACATTGGAACGACTGGCATATTTAGCTCGTTTTTGTTGTCAGAATCAGATGTCGCGTACATTCAAATCACGGAAAGAAAGCCATGCTTGTTCTAACACGAAAAAAAAATGAACAGATCCAGATTGCTGATGATATTGTATTGACGGTAGCCAGGATACGGGGAGGAAAAGTGAAATTGGGAATAGAATGTCCTCGCAAAATACCGATTCGTCGAAATGAGGTTCCAATAGAAACTTTAGATGAACTTGAGACTTTGCTGGCACTGCAGTTCGGCAAGCAGGAACAGATAACTCTTTAGGTAGTATCTTGCAGATGGATTGATTCTGGTTTTATGCCAGAGGTAAGCAGTGTGCAGAATCTTAGATTTATCGGGAGTTTCCTGAGGTTAGCAGTAGGGTAATCCTGCATTGGCTTTTAGCGGATTTTCTGATTTATACTCAGTCAAGGTTTGTTACGAAGTATCTGAATTTAATGGGAACGCTCTATCAAACTTAAAAGAGACTCGGTATGGCTAAGTCGATTAGGAGAGAATGCATAAACGAAGAGTCATTGTTGTTGATTCAACAGCTTGTTGTATCTTCAAGGTTTACACTAGTTTGAAGGAGGAGAATTACAATGACCACTACACCAGCCGTAAGAGGGACAGCCACAAGACCAGAGCAATCATTAGCAAGGTCTGGTCCGTTTGGGGGGCGGGCGCCATTTTGGGTGCTTCGTAATGAGATGGATAATTTAATGAGTCGTTTTTCCGGTGATGGGAGTCTAACTCAAGCTTTTGATGCGTTGCTCGATATGTCGGAAACCGATGATGAAATCGAAGTTCGGATGGATGTTCCTGGTATTCAACCTGAAGAGATTGAAGTCGAAGTCACTGGAAATACTCTGTTGATCACAGGAGAACGGAAAGAAGAGAAAGAAGAAAAGAGTAAAACCTATCATCGGATAGAACGAACGAGCGGTAGTTTTTCTCGATCCATGACACTTCCTTGTGAAGTGGATAGCGATCAAGTTTTGGCTGAATGTGACAAGGGGGTTTTGACGGTTCTCTTACCCAAGTCTAATTTGAGTAAGCCACACAAAATTACTGTGAAACCCAAATTCTAAAGAATATCTGGAAGTCGCTGTATTAAAGGTGGTGTACCATAGAGGTTCGTCTGTGGTACACCCTTTTATCTCTGTTATTGGATGAAAAATAAAAGACTAAGGAGAGCATGGTGGAACTGCAAAAAGAAACGAGAATCGTTTTGGCTCCCAATCCGGATAATCAACTCGTCGCACGGATCAGGCGGGTTCTACGATTATCGGGGTATGCTGCCTTGTCTCAAATTCGAGTTGCAGTAGAACAAAGAGACGTGCGCCTCGAAGGGCAGGTTCCTACCTATTTCTTAAAGCAGGTTGCCCAGACTCAGGTTCTGTCATTAGAAGAAGTCCAGTTCGTGAGTAATAATTTGGTTGTTGAAGACGGTTACAATAACCATTTTTAATTTTGGCTACACTTTTTTAGGTGTGCTACGAAAAAATGTTTCTTAAATTGTCAGACTTTAGGCCTAAAGGTTGAGTAAGTCGGATGCTGGAACGCACCAGATTTCGTCTTCACCCGTAACATTGGGTGTGTGCCAGCATACTTTGAATGATCTGAAGCGAAAAAAGTACATGCAGTAACCAGAGCCATAAATCGATTATTCAACGAAAGAGAGAAACCCTTGTTGTTTATCTGGTGCATTCGATTCGGAGGGACCATGTTCGATTGGAAGCTGGGCAGCGTTCCAATCGACTTTGCCTGGCTCATAATCGTAGACACTTTGGTAACCCAGTTTCAAAAGACACTGCATTGCCTGCTCTGAATTTTTACATTCAAAATTCAAGCTGTAGACAATGATGGTTTGATTCTTGTCGAGGATTTCTTTCAGAATTTGTTCTTCAAACTGATCACCTTGACATGCCCCCTTTAACCGAATCCAGAGTTTGATATACAATTCAGGTTTTTGACCTTGCCCCCAACCTTGTACCAGTTGGAATGTTAGAGATCCAAGGTAATCATGCCCGGCGCGCCGGGCATGATTTTGTCGCAAACTCCACTGGGGTCTGATTTCCCAATGAGCTATGTGGGCGGTTTTCGTTGTAGTCCAGCCGCCACTGGTCAACTTGTTCTTGAGCATCTGCCAGACTTAAAAACCAATGCTGGTTTAAACATTCCTGGCGAACTCGCCCGTTGAACGATTCAATATATGCATTATCCGTCGGTTTTCCAAGCCGACTGAAATCTAGAGTCACGTTGTTGAAGTAAGCCCACCAGTCCAGACTCTTTGAAATGAACTCGGGGCCGTTATCTACACGGATCGACTGGGGACAGCCTCGATCCTCTTTGACGCGATCCAGAACTGCTACCACATCATCGCCAGTCAGCCGCGTACCGACCTGAATGGCCAGACTCTCACGACTAAAGTTATCGACTAACGTCAGCAGCCGGAATCGCTTCCCGTCAAACAGCTGATCGGCCATGAAGTCCATGCTCCAACTCTCATTGGTGCGGCTGGCTTTCGGTCGCGATACTCGAACCTGACAACTCCGATTCCGTCGTGGACGTTTTCGGCGCATTTGCAAGCCTTCTTCGACATAAAGTCGGTAAACCAGCTTGTGGTTCACTTTCCATCCTTTACGAAGAAGGAGTATATGTAACCGCCGATAACCGTAATGCACACGAGTACTGGCCAGATCACGTAACCGGATTCGTAATTCGGTCCGCTCGTCTCGAACGCTTTTGTAACGGTGGCTGGCACGTGGAAACCGTAAAGCACGACAAGCTCGGCGTTCACTGATTTCATAAGCGTGCTGCAGCCGTTTCACCACTGTTCGACGACGATCAGACTGACATGCCCCCAAGTATGACACCAGTTACATGACTTAGTGTTCGATTGTATCAATGACTGTTCTGTTTGTCTGCTGGAGCGGAGCGGAAGCAGGCAAACAGAACAGTTTTGCCTCCGGTACCGGGGCCCGGTATCCCAGAGAACTGTGTGGTCGAATTGTGTTGTATTCTTTCCGCCAACGTTCTATCAAAACCTTCGCTTCCAATAACGTATCGAAGACTTCTCCATTCAGCAATTCATCTCTTAGCTTTCCATTGAATGATTCAATGTATCCATTCTCCCAGGGACTGCCTGGCTCGATAAACTGCGTCTTCACTTCGATTCTCTGTAACCAGTTGCGAACTTTTTTGGCTGTGAATTCAGGACCATTATCACTTCGAATATGATCAGGAACACCGCGACGTACAAACAGGTCACTTAAACGCTCCAATATGTTTTCACTGTTGAGCCTCCTTTCAACATCAATGGTCAGGCACTCTCTGGTAAATTCATCTAGCATGGTCAACATTCGGAAGGCCCGTCCATCGTGTGTGCGACAATGCACAAAGTCATAAGTCCAGACATGGTCTTTATGCAAGGGGCGAAGCCGGATACACGAGCCATCATTGAACCACAAACGAGTAGAACGGCTTTGGAGACAGGAAGGACTGAAAGTGCCTCTGTAATGAAATCATTAATATTAAGCAATGGACTTAAGATCCATTAGGGGTTTCATATGGAGAGCTCAGAAAGCGAGGTGCCTAAGCCAAGTTGAATAAAATTCATTGGAAAACGCTGAAGAAAATTCTGAAGCACATCAAACCACGCAGGAATCGTTACGCAAAGTCACGGAAAATGTATTTCTGACTGTGACTACTAACACACACTAAATCACTACAGACCTTCCCTTAGCTGTTACATGAAGGGACTACAAATTCTTTAGCCAAAATTCCATTTTCCGATATTTTAGAATTAAATTGTCACCGCCAGCATGTCTTAACCGATATATAGGACAAGGCTTGCCTATCCCACAAACTCATGAGGTAAGTAACACGCGAAACATTGTAACTAAGCTGAAGGCACTATCGTTGCTTTACTTCAAAGAATAAATAGTTAAGGGTTTTGAGGAAAACTGAGTAATGAACGCTAGATATAATTGGCAATACAAACGTCAACCAGCAACTACTATCCGAGATCTTTCAATTCGATTCCCAGTCGTGCTGTGTCTTTTGGCTTTTCTTCTGGCGGATGGTTGGGCTCAAATGCCGTCAGAGGAACAAAGCGAAACTGGAATTCATTCTCAACTCCAGACCCTACAGATGCAGATTGACGAATTGAAGGCTCAACAGGCGATGACGAATCAGTACATCAGTGAGCCGAGCATGTCTGAAGATGATGAATACGACTCAGATTTACCTTCCCTTCTTAACGATGACCTTTCGAACGGTAAAAAATATCCTATGACTCGTCTGACTGGTTTTTTTCAAGCAGACTCAGTCTGGTTTCATCAGGATTCCGGCAACATCCAGGCAGTCGGCGATGTACAAGATGGTGCCGACTTTCGGCGTGCACGTCTAGCAGCAACAGGAGATGCCTGGGAGAACGTCGGATACATGCTTGAGATGGATTTTGCATTCCCAGGACGACCTAGCTTCATGGATGTATGGTTGGAGGTGCGCGAGGCAATAGGAAATAATACCGTGAGAATCGGGCAATATCGACAACCCTTTGGAATGGACGCACTGACCAGTGTGAAGGAACTCACGTTTCTTGAACGGGCTTTACCGTTTGCCTTTACACCGTTCCGACAGGTTGGCGCTATGACCTTTGGGCACTCTGAGAATGAACAAATGACCTGGGCGTTCTCTGGGTTTCGTTTTCCGACAGATACCTATGGAGGAAATGTTGGTGACAGTGGGGGCTATGGTCTGGCCACGCGTCTGACGAAATTGTTAATCGATAATGGTGATGGGGACGGGCTCTTCCACATTGGAGGAGGATTTAGTTTCGGCAATCCGGCCAATAACCTACTCCGATACCGGAATCAACCAGAAATATTTGTATCGGAGACTGGGGGAGCAGCACTTGTCCCAATAGGTGTTCCCACAAATGTGCCTCCCTTTGTGGACACAGGATTGATTCCGACCCAAAAATTTAATCTGTTTAGTGGGGAATTGGCCTTCGCCGTTGGTTCTTTTTATACCCAATCAGAAATAATCTATTCTGTCGTTCAACAACGAAATGGGCAAAACAACTCATTTTCCGGGGCATATGCGCAAGCCGGCTATTTTTTGACGGGAGAATCACGAGCCTATAACCGCAAGGCAGGCGTTTTTGGCCGTGTTGTTCCTTTGGATCCCTACAATAGAAATGGCGGATGTGGAGCATGGGAAATTGCTGGCCGTTGGTCGTATATTGACCTGAACAACAAGAGCATTCAGGGGGGGGCAACTGACGGACCTTACTCTCGGATTAAATTGGTATCTCAACCAGTTTACCAAATTTCAATTCAATTACATCCATGCATTCCTCCAAAGCAGTCCAGCTAGAAATGGACCTATTGTCAACGACAGCAATGCAGATATTTTTGCGATTCGAGCACAAGTTGATTTCTAATAGCTTTACTTTCAACAATATATTCAGCAAGAATTAACAATACACTCCTGTTTGATAATATTACGTGTTCTGACCAACATGTAGTTTGTTTGGTAAGAGGTTATTTAACTATTTCCGACGAGGACATTGCACAATGTACACAACCGTTTTGTCTATCATGCCTCAGTGCGAACTTTTTCGAGGATGCTCCACTCAAAACTATCAGTTGATTGCAGACCTATTACAATTTAGCACCTTCACACCCGAGACTACAATTCTTCAGGCCGGTCATTCAGAACGTGCCTTGTGGGTTGTATTGTCAGGGCAATGCAGGGTTGTTGGCATCACACAGGATGGAGTAGAAATCGAATTGGCTCAACTCAGTCCTTCAAGTATCTTTGGTGAATTGTCATTCTTCGTGCCTGCAGCACATCGAGTATCCGTACTTACCAAAACAGACGTGAAAGTTGCTCAACTTCTGCGTGAAGATTTTGATACTCTCGCTTCGAACAATGTGGAGCTCGCACACCAGCTAACTTGTAATGCTGCCTCAATTCTCGCCAGGCGTTTACATCGTATGGACGAATTAATCTGCCGTACAGTGGTCGAAGCAAGAATCGCCCACCAAAGTGAGTGGCAGGAGTTTTGTCAGCTGATGCACATCACCCCCGAATGCACGTGATAATCTCAGGTCGATATGTAGATTTCAAGAGCCAGTTGAGTTCATATTGTGATGTAATACCCATGTATAAACATAGGATAGAAGAATACGAGTGCGAAGATTTTTAGTCTCAAAAAATATTCGCACTTCGATTAAATCTTTCTGTAATGAAAGAAAAGTGCCCGCCGTTATCCACCCGCTCTAATGGATACGGGAAGGGCGTAACTGAAACACTCACAAATCCCGCTGTACGACGGACACTTTTCCCACGATTTAGCAAACATTGTGCAATTTTAATCGAAGGTATTAGTAACGTTTCCCCACTAAATCTCTTGAGTCCCATTATTAAGT
The sequence above is a segment of the Gimesia algae genome. Coding sequences within it:
- a CDS encoding IS3 family transposase, which encodes MSYLGACQSDRRRTVVKRLQHAYEISERRACRALRFPRASHRYKSVRDERTELRIRLRDLASTRVHYGYRRLHILLLRKGWKVNHKLVYRLYVEEGLQMRRKRPRRNRSCQVRVSRPKASRTNESWSMDFMADQLFDGKRFRLLTLVDNFSRESLAIQVGTRLTGDDVVAVLDRVKEDRGCPQSIRVDNGPEFISKSLDWWAYFNNVTLDFSRLGKPTDNAYIESFNGRVRQECLNQHWFLSLADAQEQVDQWRLDYNENRPHSSLGNQTPVEFATKSCPARRA
- a CDS encoding BON domain-containing protein, which gives rise to MVELQKETRIVLAPNPDNQLVARIRRVLRLSGYAALSQIRVAVEQRDVRLEGQVPTYFLKQVAQTQVLSLEEVQFVSNNLVVEDGYNNHF
- a CDS encoding carbon storage regulator, producing MLVLTRKKNEQIQIADDIVLTVARIRGGKVKLGIECPRKIPIRRNEVPIETLDELETLLALQFGKQEQITL
- a CDS encoding rhodanese-like domain-containing protein, whose protein sequence is MYIKLWIRLKGACQGDQFEEQILKEILDKNQTIIVYSLNFECKNSEQAMQCLLKLGYQSVYDYEPGKVDWNAAQLPIEHGPSESNAPDKQQGFLSFVE
- a CDS encoding Hsp20/alpha crystallin family protein, encoding MTTTPAVRGTATRPEQSLARSGPFGGRAPFWVLRNEMDNLMSRFSGDGSLTQAFDALLDMSETDDEIEVRMDVPGIQPEEIEVEVTGNTLLITGERKEEKEEKSKTYHRIERTSGSFSRSMTLPCEVDSDQVLAECDKGVLTVLLPKSNLSKPHKITVKPKF
- a CDS encoding porin, translating into MTDLTLGLNWYLNQFTKFQFNYIHAFLQSSPARNGPIVNDSNADIFAIRAQVDF
- a CDS encoding Crp/Fnr family transcriptional regulator, with the protein product MYTTVLSIMPQCELFRGCSTQNYQLIADLLQFSTFTPETTILQAGHSERALWVVLSGQCRVVGITQDGVEIELAQLSPSSIFGELSFFVPAAHRVSVLTKTDVKVAQLLREDFDTLASNNVELAHQLTCNAASILARRLHRMDELICRTVVEARIAHQSEWQEFCQLMHITPECT